The Shewanella zhangzhouensis genome has a window encoding:
- the glyS gene encoding glycine--tRNA ligase subunit beta, producing MKFENLLIEIGTEELPPKALRTLAESFQANFSEELTKAELPFESIEWYAAPRRLALYVKGLATAQEDKVVEKRGPAVQSAFDAEGNPTKAAEGWARGNGITVAEAERLATEKGEWLVYRAHVAGEPTAALVPAMTQRALDKLPIPKPMRWGSNSTQFIRPVHTVTLLLGSELIAGEVLGIQSDRIIRGHRFMGESSFSLDHADNYLAALKERGKVIADYQARKALIKIDAEKAAAEIGGNADIEEGLLEEVASLVEWPVVLTAHFEDKFLAVPAEALVYTMKGDQKYFPVFSNDGKLLPNFIFVANIESKDPAQIISGNEKVVRPRLADAEFFFNTDKKHTLASRLASLDTVVFQKQLGTLKDRAERISALAGFIAGQIGASSEDAARAGLLSKCDLMTNMVMEFTDTQGTMGMHYARLDGEAEAVAVALEEQYKPKFSGDSVPSAGVSCAVALAEKLDTLSGIFGIGQAPKGAADPFALRRAAIGVLRIIVENKLPLDLVDLIAKAVELHGANLSNAQAADEVLEFLMARFRAWYQDKGISTDVILAVLARRPTRPADFDDRILAVSHFRTLEQAAALAAANKRVSNILAKVEGELPSSINAALLSEAAEKALADKLAEVTPVIAPLFAAGNYQQALTELAALRESVDQFFEDVMVMADDQALRNNRLALLGNLRDQFLHVADISLLQ from the coding sequence ATGAAATTCGAAAACCTGCTCATCGAAATCGGTACCGAAGAGCTGCCACCGAAAGCGCTCCGCACCCTGGCCGAATCCTTTCAGGCCAACTTCAGCGAAGAACTGACCAAGGCCGAACTGCCATTTGAATCTATAGAATGGTATGCCGCTCCACGTCGTCTGGCCCTGTACGTTAAGGGTCTGGCCACCGCTCAGGAAGATAAAGTCGTTGAAAAGCGCGGCCCTGCCGTGCAGTCCGCTTTCGATGCCGAAGGTAACCCCACCAAGGCCGCGGAAGGCTGGGCCCGTGGTAACGGTATTACCGTAGCCGAAGCCGAGCGTCTGGCCACTGAAAAAGGTGAATGGCTGGTTTATCGTGCCCATGTCGCCGGTGAGCCAACAGCAGCACTGGTGCCTGCCATGACCCAGCGCGCACTGGACAAGCTGCCTATCCCCAAACCAATGCGTTGGGGTAGCAACAGCACTCAGTTTATCCGCCCCGTGCACACAGTTACCCTGCTGCTTGGCAGCGAACTGATTGCCGGTGAGGTGCTGGGCATCCAGTCTGACCGTATCATCCGCGGCCACCGCTTTATGGGCGAGTCCAGCTTCAGCCTTGATCATGCGGACAACTACCTGGCTGCTCTGAAAGAGCGCGGCAAAGTCATCGCCGACTATCAGGCCCGTAAAGCCCTTATCAAGATTGATGCCGAAAAGGCCGCTGCCGAGATTGGTGGCAACGCCGACATCGAAGAAGGCCTGCTGGAAGAAGTGGCCTCGCTGGTTGAGTGGCCCGTGGTACTCACTGCCCACTTCGAAGACAAGTTCCTGGCCGTGCCTGCCGAAGCTCTGGTGTACACCATGAAGGGCGACCAGAAGTACTTCCCGGTGTTCTCAAACGATGGCAAGCTGCTGCCAAACTTCATTTTTGTGGCCAATATCGAGTCCAAAGATCCAGCGCAAATCATCTCCGGTAACGAGAAGGTGGTTCGCCCACGTCTGGCCGACGCCGAGTTCTTCTTCAACACCGACAAGAAGCACACTCTTGCTAGCCGCCTGGCGAGCCTGGATACCGTAGTATTCCAGAAGCAACTGGGCACCCTGAAAGACCGTGCCGAGCGCATCTCTGCCCTCGCCGGCTTTATCGCCGGTCAAATTGGCGCCAGCAGCGAAGACGCCGCCCGAGCAGGTCTCCTGTCAAAGTGCGACCTGATGACCAACATGGTGATGGAATTCACCGACACCCAGGGCACCATGGGCATGCACTATGCGCGTCTCGACGGTGAGGCCGAAGCCGTTGCTGTGGCACTGGAAGAGCAATACAAGCCCAAGTTCAGTGGCGACAGCGTGCCTAGCGCCGGTGTTTCCTGCGCCGTGGCACTGGCTGAAAAGCTCGACACCCTGTCTGGCATCTTCGGTATCGGTCAGGCGCCTAAAGGCGCTGCCGACCCGTTCGCGCTGCGCCGTGCCGCCATTGGTGTACTGCGTATTATAGTAGAGAACAAGTTGCCGCTGGATCTGGTTGATTTGATTGCCAAAGCAGTCGAATTGCACGGTGCCAACCTCAGCAATGCCCAGGCTGCTGATGAAGTGCTCGAGTTCCTGATGGCCCGCTTCCGCGCCTGGTATCAGGACAAAGGCATCAGCACCGACGTTATCCTCGCTGTACTGGCCCGTCGTCCAACCCGCCCTGCGGATTTTGATGACCGCATCCTGGCGGTAAGCCACTTCCGCACCCTGGAGCAGGCCGCTGCGCTGGCCGCCGCCAACAAGCGTGTGTCCAACATTCTGGCCAAGGTGGAAGGTGAATTGCCGAGCAGCATCAATGCTGCATTGCTGAGCGAAGCCGCTGAAAAGGCGCTGGCCGACAAGCTTGCCGAAGTCACACCTGTGATTGCCCCGCTGTTTGCTGCCGGTAACTACCAACAGGCGCTGACCGAACTGGCTGCCCTGCGTGAGAGCGTGGATCAGTTCTTCGAAGACGTGATGGTAATGGCCGATGACCAGGCGCTTCGTAACAACCGTCTGGCACTGCTTGGTAACCTGCGTGACCAGTTCCTGCACGTCGCCGACATTTCTCTGCTTCAGTAA
- the glyQ gene encoding glycine--tRNA ligase subunit alpha — translation MTTKYDVKTFQGFILTLQDYWAQQGCAIVQPLDMEVGAGTFHPQTFLRALGPEPMSSAYVQPSRRPTDGRYGENPNRLQHYYQFQVVLKPSPDNIQELYLGSLQALGIDTQIHDIRFVEDNWESPTLGAWGLGWEVWLNGMEVTQFTYFQQVGGIECSPVTGEITYGLERLAMYIQGVDSVYDLVWTDGPMGRITYGDVFHQNEVEQSTYNFEHADVDFLFGMFDQCEKACQHLLSLETPLPLPAYEQVMKASHAFNLLDARHAISVTERQRYILRVRTMAKAVAEAYYKAREALGFPMCK, via the coding sequence ATGACGACGAAATACGACGTAAAGACATTCCAGGGCTTTATTTTGACCCTGCAGGATTACTGGGCTCAGCAAGGCTGTGCCATTGTCCAACCACTGGATATGGAAGTCGGTGCCGGCACCTTCCACCCTCAGACCTTCCTGCGCGCCCTCGGTCCCGAGCCAATGAGCAGCGCCTATGTGCAGCCTTCACGCCGCCCAACCGATGGTCGCTACGGTGAAAACCCGAACCGCTTGCAACACTACTACCAGTTCCAGGTCGTATTGAAGCCATCCCCTGACAACATTCAGGAACTCTACTTAGGCTCGCTGCAAGCCCTGGGTATCGACACCCAAATCCACGACATTCGCTTCGTGGAAGACAACTGGGAATCGCCAACACTGGGCGCCTGGGGTCTGGGCTGGGAAGTGTGGCTCAACGGCATGGAAGTGACTCAGTTCACCTACTTCCAGCAAGTGGGCGGTATCGAATGCAGCCCAGTGACCGGTGAAATCACCTATGGTCTCGAGCGTCTGGCCATGTACATCCAGGGCGTAGACAGCGTTTACGATCTGGTATGGACCGATGGCCCTATGGGTCGCATCACCTACGGCGATGTGTTCCACCAGAACGAAGTAGAACAATCTACCTATAACTTTGAGCACGCCGACGTGGACTTCCTGTTCGGCATGTTCGACCAATGCGAAAAAGCCTGTCAGCATTTGTTGTCATTGGAAACTCCTCTGCCTCTGCCCGCTTACGAGCAAGTCATGAAGGCCTCACACGCGTTCAACCTGCTGGATGCTCGTCACGCTATCTCTGTGACCGAGCGTCAGCGCTACATTCTGCGTGTGCGCACCATGGCCAAGGCAGTTGCCGAAGCCTACTACAAGGCCCGTGAAGCCCTCGGCTTCCCGATGTGCAAATAA
- a CDS encoding DNA-3-methyladenine glycosylase I, with protein sequence MADSRNRCAWVGNDSLYQQYHDEVWGRPVYDARELFAKLCLDGQQAGLSWITILKKQANYEAAFANFEPAIIANFDEAKVEELMQNPGIVRNRAKVNSIIRNARAYLNYVEAGNDFAAFLWSFVGDKPIVNHFGAISEVPAQTPESEAMSKALKKLGFNFVGPTICYAFMQAVGMVNDHTVDCHCYQKY encoded by the coding sequence ATGGCAGACAGTAGGAATCGGTGCGCTTGGGTAGGGAACGATAGCCTGTATCAGCAGTATCACGACGAGGTTTGGGGCAGGCCGGTATACGATGCCAGGGAACTCTTCGCCAAGTTATGTCTCGATGGGCAGCAGGCAGGTCTTTCCTGGATCACCATCTTAAAGAAGCAGGCAAATTACGAAGCCGCCTTTGCCAACTTTGAACCTGCCATCATTGCCAATTTCGATGAGGCCAAGGTGGAGGAGTTAATGCAAAATCCCGGGATTGTGCGTAACCGTGCCAAGGTCAACTCCATCATACGTAATGCCCGTGCGTACCTTAACTACGTGGAAGCAGGCAATGATTTTGCGGCTTTCTTATGGAGTTTTGTTGGCGATAAACCCATAGTGAATCACTTTGGCGCTATTTCCGAGGTGCCTGCGCAGACGCCAGAATCAGAGGCCATGTCCAAGGCGCTCAAGAAGCTTGGTTTCAACTTTGTTGGGCCAACCATTTGCTATGCTTTTATGCAGGCCGTCGGCATGGTGAATGACCACACGGTTGATTGCCATTGCTACCAAAAGTATTGA
- a CDS encoding amidohydrolase family protein, whose amino-acid sequence MFKTRLHPTMIAVALAFAPAAYAAGDAETWQVNAPTNAPLEKVSVDVNEGTWMNLSLSPDGKYIVFDLLGDIYRIPAKGGEAEVLASGIAWQMQPVYSPDGKYIAFTSDQDGGDNLWVMDADGKNPRAVTKETFRLINSPAWSPDSQYLVGRKHFTASRSLGAGEVWLYHISGGEGVQLTERPNDQKDLGEPAYSPDGRYIYFSQDATPGKTFHYSKDSVAGIYKIKRYDTQTGEIEVLIEGTGGAIRPTPSPDGKKLAFIKRDGFQSTLYSLDLASGAKDKLYGELDRDMQETWAIHGVYPTMAWDKNSNDILFWAKGKIQRLNVSSKKITEVPFHVKTQLDVQPSVRYTQNLDHNTFDVKMLRMAQVSPDGKHVVYEALGKLWVKSLPEGKVSRLTKLDDGISELYPTWSRDGRQLAFTTWTDRDQGTVQVISLGNRKTTKITQVPGKYVEPVFSPNGELLVYRKASGGYITPTTWSKDPGIYKASLKTKENTRISALGFQPQFGADSGRVYFMESGETPQFSSINLDGFEKRTHYTSKHATEFRISPDGEQLAFAERFKVWVTPFAKHGETIEIGPKASNLPVTQLSVRAGESLSWNSKSNQLYWTLGPELYQMPIDSSYSAKADAASKPQPTITNISFEQKADVPRGTIAFVGGKVITMDNDQVFDNGVVIITDNKISAVGSKDTVTIPASAEVIDISGKTIMPGLFDAHAHGAQGEDEIIPQQNWNLYAGLSLGVTSIHDPSNDTTEIFAASEQQKAGKIVGPRIFSTGTILYGANLPGYTSHIDSVDDAKFHLERLKKVGAFSVKSYNQPRRNQRQQVIAAARELEMMVVPEGGSLLQHNLTMIADGHTTVEHSLPAGAIYNDIKQFWSQTKVSYTPTLVVAYGGISGENYWYDKTDVWAHPRLSKFVPGDLLKARSMRRPTAPEGHYNHFNVARVANELNNVGVHPNIGAHGQREGLAAHWEMWMFAQGGMSNMEVLKTATIYPAKTFAMDHQLGSISEGKLADLIVIDGDPLADIRVTDKVTHTMVNGKLYDAESMNQLNGDKRQRQPFFFEEI is encoded by the coding sequence ATGTTCAAGACCCGTCTCCACCCAACCATGATTGCGGTGGCATTGGCTTTTGCTCCTGCAGCCTATGCCGCCGGCGACGCCGAAACCTGGCAAGTAAACGCCCCGACCAATGCTCCGCTGGAAAAAGTCAGTGTCGATGTAAACGAAGGCACCTGGATGAACCTGAGCCTGAGCCCGGATGGTAAGTACATAGTTTTTGACCTGCTGGGTGACATCTACCGCATCCCAGCCAAGGGTGGTGAAGCTGAAGTACTCGCCAGTGGTATTGCCTGGCAGATGCAGCCAGTTTACAGCCCTGATGGCAAGTACATTGCGTTTACCTCGGATCAGGACGGTGGTGACAACCTCTGGGTAATGGATGCCGATGGTAAAAACCCACGCGCAGTCACCAAAGAAACTTTCCGCCTGATTAACAGCCCAGCCTGGAGCCCTGATTCCCAGTATCTGGTGGGTCGAAAGCACTTTACCGCCAGTCGCAGTCTGGGTGCCGGTGAAGTCTGGCTGTATCACATCAGTGGCGGTGAAGGTGTTCAGCTAACCGAGCGCCCCAATGATCAGAAAGACCTGGGTGAACCTGCTTACTCACCCGATGGCCGTTATATCTATTTCAGTCAGGACGCTACGCCCGGAAAGACCTTCCACTATTCCAAAGATTCCGTGGCCGGTATCTACAAAATTAAGCGCTATGACACCCAAACCGGTGAGATTGAAGTGCTGATTGAAGGTACCGGTGGTGCAATCCGGCCTACACCCAGCCCAGATGGCAAAAAGCTCGCCTTTATCAAGCGCGATGGATTTCAATCCACTCTCTATTCATTGGACCTGGCTTCGGGCGCGAAAGATAAGCTGTACGGCGAACTCGACCGTGACATGCAGGAAACCTGGGCTATTCACGGTGTTTACCCCACCATGGCCTGGGATAAAAACAGTAACGATATTCTGTTTTGGGCCAAGGGCAAGATCCAACGTCTGAACGTATCCAGCAAAAAAATCACCGAAGTGCCCTTCCACGTGAAGACACAGCTGGATGTGCAACCCTCGGTTCGATACACCCAAAACCTTGATCACAATACCTTCGATGTAAAAATGCTGCGCATGGCCCAAGTTTCACCTGACGGTAAGCATGTGGTGTATGAGGCACTGGGTAAGCTTTGGGTTAAATCCTTACCCGAAGGTAAAGTCAGCCGTTTAACCAAACTGGATGACGGCATTTCTGAGCTGTACCCGACCTGGTCACGGGATGGCAGGCAATTGGCCTTTACCACCTGGACCGATAGGGATCAGGGCACGGTACAGGTAATTAGCCTCGGTAATCGTAAGACCACCAAGATAACTCAGGTGCCAGGCAAGTATGTTGAACCTGTATTCTCGCCCAATGGTGAGCTGCTGGTTTACCGCAAAGCCAGCGGTGGTTACATCACCCCAACGACCTGGTCAAAGGATCCTGGTATTTACAAAGCCAGTTTGAAAACTAAAGAAAACACCCGCATCAGCGCGCTAGGCTTCCAGCCACAGTTTGGTGCCGATAGTGGCCGGGTGTACTTTATGGAAAGTGGCGAGACTCCACAGTTCTCCTCTATCAATCTGGATGGTTTTGAAAAGCGCACTCACTACACCAGCAAGCATGCGACCGAATTCCGCATTTCCCCCGATGGTGAACAACTGGCGTTTGCCGAGCGTTTTAAAGTTTGGGTAACCCCGTTTGCCAAACACGGTGAGACCATTGAGATTGGCCCCAAGGCCAGCAATCTGCCTGTAACGCAGCTGAGTGTTCGCGCCGGTGAAAGCTTAAGCTGGAACAGCAAGAGCAATCAGCTGTACTGGACCCTTGGCCCCGAACTGTATCAAATGCCAATCGATAGCAGCTATAGCGCCAAGGCAGATGCAGCATCAAAACCTCAGCCAACGATCACCAATATTAGCTTCGAACAGAAGGCCGATGTTCCACGTGGAACCATTGCCTTTGTCGGCGGCAAAGTGATTACCATGGACAACGACCAGGTGTTCGATAATGGAGTGGTGATAATAACAGATAACAAAATTTCAGCTGTAGGCAGTAAAGATACAGTAACCATCCCAGCGTCAGCTGAAGTTATCGATATCAGTGGCAAGACGATTATGCCGGGTCTATTTGATGCCCACGCACACGGTGCTCAAGGTGAAGATGAAATCATTCCTCAGCAGAACTGGAATCTTTATGCAGGCCTGTCACTGGGTGTAACCAGCATCCATGACCCATCAAACGATACTACTGAAATTTTTGCCGCGTCCGAGCAGCAAAAGGCCGGTAAGATTGTTGGCCCGCGTATCTTCTCAACCGGCACTATTCTTTACGGCGCTAACCTGCCCGGTTACACCAGCCATATCGATTCTGTTGATGATGCCAAGTTCCACCTGGAACGCCTGAAGAAAGTTGGTGCATTCAGCGTGAAAAGCTACAACCAACCGCGCCGTAACCAGCGTCAGCAGGTGATAGCCGCCGCACGCGAATTGGAAATGATGGTTGTGCCTGAGGGCGGCAGTTTGCTGCAACATAACCTCACCATGATTGCCGATGGCCACACTACGGTAGAACACTCTCTGCCAGCGGGCGCCATCTACAACGACATTAAACAGTTTTGGAGTCAGACCAAGGTTAGCTATACCCCAACACTCGTCGTTGCCTATGGTGGTATTTCAGGTGAAAACTATTGGTACGATAAGACAGATGTATGGGCTCACCCACGTTTGTCCAAGTTCGTACCGGGGGATCTGCTCAAGGCCCGCTCTATGCGTCGCCCTACGGCGCCAGAAGGCCATTACAACCACTTCAATGTCGCCCGTGTGGCCAACGAGCTGAACAATGTTGGCGTACATCCCAACATAGGTGCTCACGGTCAGCGTGAAGGCTTGGCAGCGCACTGGGAAATGTGGATGTTTGCCCAAGGCGGCATGAGCAACATGGAAGTGCTGAAGACAGCAACCATCTACCCAGCCAAGACCTTTGCCATGGATCATCAATTAGGTTCAATCAGTGAAGGTAAGCTGGCTGACCTCATCGTTATCGATGGCGACCCACTGGCCGATATCCGTGTAACCGATAAAGTGACCCACACCATGGTTAACGGCAAACTCTATGATGCCGAATCCATGAATCAGCTTAACGGTGACAAGCGCCAGCGTCAGCCTTTCTTCTTCGAAGAAATCTAA
- the tusA gene encoding sulfurtransferase TusA — protein MTNIFAEADKQLDALGLRCPEPVMMVRKTVRHMADGETLLIIADDPATTRDIPSFCEFMDHTLVASDTSVTPYRYLIKKGL, from the coding sequence ATGACCAATATTTTTGCCGAAGCCGATAAGCAACTCGATGCTCTGGGACTGCGTTGTCCAGAACCTGTGATGATGGTACGCAAAACAGTGCGCCACATGGCAGACGGTGAAACCCTGCTGATTATTGCAGACGATCCTGCCACCACTCGCGACATTCCGAGCTTTTGCGAGTTTATGGACCATACCCTGGTCGCCAGTGATACGTCAGTAACACCCTATCGATACCTGATTAAAAAGGGCCTCTAG
- a CDS encoding methyl-accepting chemotaxis protein, producing the protein MSFKKGIWYGLLCIGLLPLVIAGVVSEQLAERALKAQVYNKLEAVRQLKENQLTEYFADNRADLKMLAAAIADMVSFSDGSSLRHITHAHEDYFTQMVKEYGYYDLFVIAPDGDLAYSHAKESDYGTNLVSGPYKDTNLADLFRNILASQNIEMVDFMPYTPSGGQPAAFIGMPVVYHGRLIAVVALQLSIDRINQLMSQRAGMGDTGESYLVGSDFRMRSDSFLDPVRRSVIASFAGSVEANGINTVASRKGLNGESGMEVIADYQGNLVLSAYRPISPDLAGKIRWALIVEIDEAEALESVVAIKNSLWIVLGISVLVVVGFARLILRSVLRPLGGEPAIMQQISERVAGGDLAIDFCHAEKTGVYLAMETMSHNLRELVSRIVGITEQLSAASEQTRVASEETNQSLFHQQANIERVSTSINEMTATIADVAHNARQVADSTQAAYGLSQIADTQVRSNIATINSLASAITEATDVIRNVELQSQGISKVLEVIRGIADQTNLLALNAAIEAARAGEQGRGFAVVADEVRQLAQKTAQSTRDIEVMIALLQQGTQNAVGVMGESTGHLQQTVDSAEGTAEAIRNTHIEIESIAANAEQIATAASQQTLAAEDISQSLAVISDAAAVNAASSEQTAVASTQLSELALDLKSITGRFKI; encoded by the coding sequence ATGTCGTTTAAAAAGGGGATTTGGTATGGGCTGCTGTGCATTGGCTTATTGCCGTTGGTCATTGCAGGGGTAGTATCGGAGCAGCTTGCCGAGCGGGCTTTGAAAGCTCAGGTATATAACAAGCTGGAAGCTGTGAGGCAGCTGAAGGAAAACCAGCTGACAGAATACTTTGCCGATAATAGAGCCGATCTTAAGATGCTGGCTGCTGCCATAGCCGACATGGTGAGTTTCAGTGATGGCTCCTCTCTTAGACATATTACCCATGCGCATGAGGACTACTTCACCCAAATGGTGAAGGAATATGGCTACTATGACCTGTTTGTCATTGCACCGGATGGCGACTTGGCTTACAGCCATGCAAAAGAATCCGACTATGGAACGAATCTGGTTTCCGGGCCTTACAAAGACACCAACCTCGCGGATCTCTTCAGGAACATATTAGCAAGCCAAAATATTGAAATGGTTGACTTTATGCCATATACCCCCAGTGGGGGACAACCGGCAGCCTTCATTGGGATGCCGGTTGTTTATCATGGGCGCCTAATCGCCGTGGTAGCGCTTCAGCTCTCGATTGACCGCATCAATCAATTAATGAGTCAAAGAGCCGGTATGGGGGATACGGGAGAAAGCTATCTGGTTGGCAGCGACTTTCGTATGCGCTCGGACTCGTTTCTGGACCCAGTGCGCCGCTCGGTCATTGCCAGTTTTGCCGGTTCAGTGGAAGCGAATGGCATCAACACAGTGGCATCCAGAAAAGGCCTGAACGGTGAAAGCGGCATGGAAGTCATAGCCGACTATCAGGGGAATTTGGTGCTGTCGGCATACCGGCCAATCAGCCCCGATTTGGCAGGCAAAATTCGCTGGGCCTTGATTGTGGAAATCGATGAGGCAGAAGCGCTGGAATCTGTTGTGGCTATTAAAAATAGCCTGTGGATAGTTTTGGGGATTTCTGTGCTGGTGGTGGTTGGTTTTGCTAGGCTGATCCTGCGTTCCGTATTACGTCCTTTAGGGGGCGAACCAGCCATTATGCAACAAATTTCAGAACGTGTGGCCGGGGGGGACTTGGCCATCGACTTTTGCCATGCCGAGAAGACAGGTGTGTATCTCGCCATGGAAACCATGTCTCACAATCTTCGAGAGCTGGTCTCACGGATTGTGGGTATTACCGAGCAGCTTTCTGCAGCATCAGAACAAACCCGGGTCGCGAGTGAAGAAACCAATCAGAGTCTGTTTCATCAGCAAGCAAATATTGAACGTGTATCGACATCGATAAATGAAATGACGGCCACCATCGCTGACGTGGCACACAATGCACGACAGGTAGCTGACTCGACTCAGGCGGCGTACGGGTTGTCGCAAATCGCCGACACTCAGGTAAGAAGTAATATAGCTACCATCAATAGTCTGGCTTCTGCGATTACTGAAGCAACCGATGTTATTCGCAACGTGGAACTGCAAAGCCAGGGAATTAGCAAGGTGCTGGAGGTCATCCGTGGCATCGCAGACCAGACCAATTTGCTCGCCCTGAACGCCGCGATTGAGGCGGCCCGAGCGGGAGAACAGGGGCGTGGTTTTGCCGTTGTGGCTGACGAAGTGCGGCAACTGGCACAAAAGACAGCGCAATCGACCCGTGATATCGAAGTGATGATTGCTTTGCTGCAGCAGGGCACACAAAATGCCGTTGGGGTAATGGGGGAAAGTACAGGGCATCTTCAGCAAACGGTCGACAGCGCCGAAGGTACCGCCGAAGCCATACGTAACACTCACATAGAGATAGAGTCTATCGCTGCCAATGCGGAGCAAATTGCCACAGCGGCATCTCAGCAAACGTTGGCGGCAGAGGATATCAGTCAAAGTCTTGCTGTGATAAGCGATGCTGCGGCTGTGAATGCAGCCAGTTCGGAGCAGACGGCCGTTGCCTCCACACAACTCAGTGAGCTTGCCCTGGATTTAAAGAGCATTACTGGCCGCTTTAAAATCTGA
- the fadA gene encoding acetyl-CoA C-acyltransferase FadA: MKQAVIVDCIRTPMGRSKGGVFRNVRAETLSAELMKALLLRNPGVDPNTIEDVIWGCVQQTLEQGFNIARNASLLAGVPKTAGAVTVNRLCGSSMEALHQASRAIMTGMGDTFIIGGVEHMGHVPMNHGVDFHPGLAANVAKASGMMGLTAEMLGKLHGISREMQDQFAVRSHQRAHAASVEGRFANEIYAIEGHDANGALIKVDYDEVIRPETTLESLAGLRPVFDPANGTVTAGTSSALSDGAAAMLVMEEEKARALGLTIRARVRSMAVAGCDAAIMGYGPVPATQKALARAGLSIQDMDVIELNEAFAAQSLPCVKDLGLMDVVDDKVNLNGGAIALGHPLGCSGARISTTLINLMEHKDATLGLATMCIGLGQGIATVFERV; this comes from the coding sequence ATGAAACAAGCCGTTATCGTAGATTGCATCCGTACTCCCATGGGCCGTTCCAAGGGTGGTGTATTCCGTAATGTTCGCGCCGAGACCCTGTCGGCCGAGCTGATGAAAGCCCTGTTACTGCGTAACCCCGGTGTTGACCCAAACACCATTGAAGATGTGATTTGGGGCTGTGTGCAGCAAACACTTGAGCAGGGCTTTAACATAGCCCGCAACGCCTCGCTGTTGGCTGGCGTGCCTAAAACGGCCGGTGCCGTGACCGTTAACCGCCTGTGCGGCTCTTCCATGGAAGCTCTGCATCAGGCATCCCGTGCCATCATGACCGGCATGGGTGATACCTTCATCATCGGTGGTGTTGAGCACATGGGTCATGTGCCCATGAACCACGGTGTGGACTTCCACCCTGGCCTCGCCGCCAATGTGGCCAAGGCCTCTGGCATGATGGGCCTGACTGCCGAAATGCTGGGTAAACTGCACGGTATCAGCCGTGAAATGCAGGACCAGTTTGCCGTGCGCTCACACCAGCGTGCCCATGCGGCCTCGGTTGAAGGCCGCTTTGCCAACGAGATTTATGCCATCGAAGGCCACGATGCCAACGGTGCCCTTATCAAGGTGGATTACGACGAGGTTATCCGTCCGGAAACCACACTCGAGTCCCTGGCCGGTCTGCGCCCCGTGTTTGACCCAGCCAATGGTACAGTAACCGCAGGTACCTCTTCTGCACTGTCTGACGGCGCCGCTGCCATGCTGGTGATGGAAGAAGAAAAGGCCCGCGCCCTGGGCCTGACTATTCGTGCCCGGGTGCGTTCCATGGCCGTGGCCGGCTGTGACGCCGCCATCATGGGTTATGGCCCTGTGCCTGCCACCCAGAAGGCACTGGCCCGTGCAGGTCTCAGCATTCAGGATATGGATGTGATTGAGCTGAACGAAGCCTTTGCTGCTCAGTCTCTGCCTTGCGTGAAAGACTTGGGGCTAATGGATGTGGTGGACGATAAGGTTAACCTCAATGGTGGTGCTATCGCCCTGGGTCACCCACTGGGCTGCTCCGGTGCCCGTATCTCCACAACCCTTATCAACCTGATGGAACATAAGGACGCCACTCTGGGTCTGGCAACCATGTGTATCGGTTTGGGCCAAGGCATTGCCACTGTGTTTGAGCGTGTGTAA